A window of Gemmatimonadota bacterium contains these coding sequences:
- a CDS encoding amino acid adenylation domain-containing protein → MIRDLLARLHDRGVGLRVEGDELKVRAPKGALTPEEVRLLKEHKPALVAELRRAGRWGVEVSGQLERLWYLDRLQPGLTGWVLQGAVRLEGPLRPDLFKAAVREFVERHDLGRVHLRTEAGRPFLDYAAETVFSYDELEAADVLADPNDPAALLTWVADAGRTSIPLDQPPLIRFTMLRVSDELHVFNILIHHAIWDGWGFDICYRDIAECYAARLEGRAPVLPALTAGYGDYVQSQRERVSGDRARESERFWGEALAAPIPDLELVGDRPRPAEVGYGGMRVHFELRDADLARLRALAKASHATVFSVVLAAWTAMLHRFTGQDDLIVGVPVQGRHEPRFDEVVGFFVNTMAIRAHPTPTMTFRELMRQVADRTIAALDHQDTPFEWLVRRLARRDPSRTPIFQTLLTHQYAADRPGMWGNVRVRSINHPIHATTFDISMWMREYHDRLDSGIDMRTDLYDGRSVETLARAFVRLIVAAVAAPDTPLRDLPLLDAAEAEAETRGRRGPQRDLESLDSFLSDIESHAYRAPQRVAVEDPNGAVRYGELWTRAGAVAAALRARGLRPGDPVVMLVERDRHLPALLLGILRAGASYLPFDASYPVERLRFMAEDGGAQLAIVDAGTRGLAEEIGLRPLLKDDLMMSSSAAGEAHPHVTDVAYRLYTSGSTGQPKAVAVTHGALTNFLAGMQDLLHLTPDDVLLAVTTIAFDISLLELLLPLVSGGRVVIASSDETLNAPALAQRMRSNAVTVMQATPATWRLLLDDGWPGRLRVALAGGEDLPRAVADGLLERCDTLWNMYGPTETTVWSTAHRVVDREGPIPIGRPILNTNVYVLDDQRRPVPQGMPGEVWIGGAGVALGYWNRLELTDARFVHDPFSDVPGARMYRTGDVGRWRADGTLAFLGRVDTQVKVHGHRIELAEVERVLESLPGIRQATVDARGEVADRRLIGWVLFEDGLDDPPTSSELRRELRTRLPAFMVPAILVPVTEMPLTLNGKVDRRRLPDPTRTAATDRTEFAPPQGTMEEAIAIEWRRLLDLPQVGRHDNFFELGGYSLLSLQAVAAVEQRTGRRIDPRRFFFSTLAQLAE, encoded by the coding sequence ATGATCCGCGACCTCCTCGCGCGGCTGCACGATCGCGGCGTCGGCCTGCGCGTCGAAGGGGACGAGCTGAAGGTGCGCGCGCCGAAGGGCGCGCTCACGCCGGAGGAGGTGCGCCTCCTGAAGGAGCACAAGCCGGCGCTCGTCGCCGAGCTGCGGCGCGCGGGGCGGTGGGGCGTGGAGGTCTCGGGGCAGCTCGAGCGGCTCTGGTACCTCGATCGCCTCCAGCCCGGGCTCACCGGATGGGTGCTGCAGGGCGCCGTGCGGCTCGAAGGCCCGCTCCGTCCCGACCTCTTCAAGGCCGCGGTGCGCGAGTTCGTCGAGCGCCACGATCTCGGGCGCGTGCACCTGCGCACCGAGGCCGGCCGCCCCTTCCTCGACTATGCCGCCGAGACCGTCTTCTCGTACGACGAGCTCGAGGCGGCGGATGTCCTCGCCGACCCGAACGACCCCGCCGCGCTCCTCACCTGGGTCGCCGATGCGGGACGCACCTCCATCCCGCTCGACCAGCCACCGCTCATCCGCTTCACCATGTTGCGCGTGAGCGATGAGTTGCATGTGTTCAACATCCTCATCCATCACGCGATCTGGGATGGGTGGGGGTTCGACATCTGCTACCGCGACATCGCCGAGTGCTACGCCGCGCGGCTCGAGGGCCGTGCGCCGGTGCTCCCCGCACTCACGGCCGGCTACGGCGACTACGTGCAGTCGCAGCGGGAGCGCGTCTCCGGCGACCGCGCGCGCGAGAGCGAGCGCTTCTGGGGCGAGGCCCTCGCCGCGCCGATCCCCGACCTCGAGCTGGTCGGCGACCGTCCGCGTCCCGCCGAGGTGGGGTACGGCGGCATGCGCGTGCACTTCGAGCTGCGCGATGCCGACCTCGCTCGCCTCCGCGCGCTCGCGAAGGCGTCGCATGCGACCGTGTTCAGCGTCGTCCTCGCCGCCTGGACGGCGATGCTCCATCGATTCACCGGACAGGACGACCTCATCGTCGGCGTGCCGGTGCAGGGACGCCACGAGCCGCGCTTCGACGAGGTGGTCGGATTCTTCGTGAACACGATGGCGATCCGCGCGCATCCGACGCCGACGATGACCTTCCGCGAGCTGATGCGGCAGGTCGCCGACCGCACCATCGCGGCGCTCGACCACCAGGACACGCCGTTCGAATGGCTCGTGCGCCGCCTCGCGCGCCGCGATCCCAGCCGCACGCCGATCTTCCAGACGCTCCTCACGCACCAGTACGCCGCCGACCGGCCCGGGATGTGGGGCAACGTCCGCGTGCGGTCGATCAACCATCCGATCCACGCGACGACGTTCGACATCAGCATGTGGATGCGCGAGTACCATGACCGCCTGGACTCCGGCATCGACATGCGCACCGACCTGTACGACGGGCGGTCGGTCGAGACGCTCGCGCGCGCCTTCGTGCGGCTCATCGTCGCCGCCGTCGCGGCCCCCGACACGCCGCTCCGCGACCTGCCGCTCCTCGACGCGGCGGAGGCGGAGGCCGAGACCCGCGGCCGGCGCGGGCCGCAGCGCGACCTCGAGTCGCTCGATTCGTTCCTCTCCGACATCGAGTCACACGCCTATCGCGCGCCGCAGCGCGTGGCGGTGGAGGACCCCAACGGGGCGGTGCGCTACGGCGAACTCTGGACCCGCGCCGGTGCGGTCGCCGCCGCACTCCGCGCGCGCGGCCTGCGCCCGGGCGATCCGGTGGTGATGCTCGTCGAGCGCGACCGGCACCTGCCGGCGCTGCTCCTCGGGATCCTCCGCGCCGGCGCGAGCTATCTCCCCTTCGACGCGAGCTACCCCGTCGAACGGCTCCGCTTCATGGCCGAGGACGGCGGGGCGCAGCTCGCCATCGTCGATGCCGGCACCCGCGGCCTCGCCGAGGAGATCGGCCTGCGGCCGCTGCTCAAGGACGACCTCATGATGTCGTCGAGCGCCGCCGGCGAGGCGCATCCGCACGTCACCGACGTCGCCTACCGGCTCTACACCTCCGGCTCCACCGGTCAGCCCAAGGCCGTCGCCGTCACGCACGGCGCGCTCACCAACTTCCTCGCCGGGATGCAGGACCTCCTGCACCTCACCCCCGACGACGTGCTGCTCGCGGTCACGACGATCGCCTTCGACATCTCGCTCCTCGAGCTGCTCCTCCCGCTCGTGAGTGGCGGGCGCGTCGTGATCGCCTCGTCGGACGAGACGCTCAACGCGCCCGCGCTCGCGCAGCGCATGCGCTCGAACGCCGTCACCGTCATGCAGGCGACCCCGGCGACCTGGCGACTGCTGCTGGACGACGGCTGGCCGGGCCGGCTCCGCGTCGCGCTCGCCGGCGGCGAGGACCTTCCGCGCGCCGTCGCCGACGGCCTGCTCGAGCGCTGCGACACGCTCTGGAACATGTACGGGCCCACCGAGACGACCGTCTGGTCCACCGCACATCGCGTGGTGGACCGCGAGGGGCCGATCCCCATCGGCCGGCCGATCCTCAACACCAACGTCTACGTCCTCGACGACCAGCGCCGCCCCGTCCCGCAGGGGATGCCGGGCGAGGTCTGGATCGGCGGCGCTGGCGTCGCCCTCGGCTACTGGAACCGGCTCGAGCTCACCGACGCGCGCTTCGTGCATGACCCGTTCTCCGACGTGCCGGGCGCGCGGATGTATCGCACCGGCGATGTCGGGCGCTGGCGCGCCGACGGCACGCTCGCCTTCCTCGGGCGCGTGGACACGCAGGTGAAGGTCCACGGACACCGCATCGAGCTCGCCGAGGTCGAACGCGTGCTCGAGTCGCTCCCCGGCATCCGCCAGGCGACCGTGGACGCGCGCGGCGAGGTCGCCGACCGCCGACTCATCGGCTGGGTGCTCTTCGAGGACGGGCTCGATGACCCGCCGACCTCATCGGAGCTGCGCCGGGAGTTGCGCACTCGCCTCCCCGCCTTCATGGTCCCTGCCATCCTCGTCCCCGTGACCGAGATGCCGCTGACCCTGAACGGGAAGGTCGACCGCCGCCGTCTCCCCGATCCGACGCGCACCGCCGCGACGGATCGCACGGAGTTCGCGCCGCCGCAGGGGACCATGGAGGAGGCGATCGCGATCGAATGGCGCCGCCTGCTCGATCTCCCGCAGGTCGGCCGCCACGACAACTTCTTCGAGCTCGGCGGCTACTCGCTCCTCTCGCTCCAGGCGGTCGCCGCGGTGGAGCAGCGCACCGGGCGTCGCATCGACCCGCGCCGCTTCTTCTTCTCCACCCTCGCGCAGTTGGCCGAGTAG